Proteins from one Anaeromusa acidaminophila DSM 3853 genomic window:
- a CDS encoding trans-sulfuration enzyme family protein, with protein sequence MHISSQLVQIGCKADPRTGALSTPIYQTASFRHPALGESTGYDYTRSGNPTRQALEEGLARLEGGAGACAFSSGLAAITTLLMLYKNGDHLIVVEDCYGGTYRLFEQVLSRFGLTASYVDATTLDAIRQALRPETKAVFIETPTNPLLRIVDLRALASFCQNNSLQLIVDNTFLTPYFQRPLELGADLVVHSGTKYLAGHNDLLCGVIVAKEPELAEKVRFLQNATGAILSPSDSWLLIRSLKTLALRMEKHNANALAISRWLLEHPKVSRVFYPGLPLHNGHTIHESQASGYGGMVSFEVTDPTLVPQILANVQLIQFAESLGGVETLITFPAVQTHADIPAADRERLGISDRLLRLSVGIEDANDLIADLGHALGERTRESE encoded by the coding sequence ATGCATATTTCTTCACAGCTTGTTCAAATCGGCTGCAAAGCCGATCCCCGTACCGGTGCGTTGAGCACCCCAATTTATCAAACCGCGTCTTTTCGCCACCCTGCTTTGGGAGAAAGCACTGGCTATGATTACACTCGCAGCGGCAACCCGACAAGGCAAGCTCTCGAAGAAGGACTAGCTCGCCTTGAAGGAGGCGCTGGCGCCTGTGCTTTCTCTTCCGGTTTGGCAGCAATTACCACGCTTTTAATGCTCTACAAAAATGGGGACCATTTGATTGTCGTCGAGGACTGTTACGGCGGCACTTACCGCCTTTTCGAGCAAGTACTGTCCCGCTTTGGCTTGACTGCCTCCTATGTTGACGCTACCACCCTAGACGCCATCAGGCAAGCCCTTCGCCCTGAAACCAAAGCCGTCTTCATTGAAACTCCTACCAACCCCCTCTTGCGCATTGTTGATTTGCGGGCCTTGGCTTCGTTTTGCCAAAATAACAGCCTTCAGCTTATTGTGGATAATACTTTTTTGACACCCTACTTCCAGCGTCCCTTGGAACTTGGCGCCGACCTTGTCGTACATAGCGGTACCAAATACCTTGCAGGACACAACGACTTACTGTGCGGCGTTATCGTCGCCAAAGAACCAGAGCTCGCCGAAAAAGTAAGATTTCTGCAAAATGCTACTGGCGCCATTCTCAGCCCCAGCGACAGCTGGCTCCTCATACGCAGTTTAAAAACGTTAGCGCTGCGCATGGAAAAACACAACGCCAACGCCCTTGCCATTTCCCGCTGGCTGCTGGAACACCCCAAAGTCAGCCGCGTGTTCTACCCCGGCCTGCCGCTGCACAACGGCCATACCATCCATGAAAGCCAGGCCAGCGGCTACGGCGGCATGGTGTCCTTTGAAGTAACTGACCCGACACTGGTACCCCAAATATTAGCCAATGTCCAGCTCATCCAATTTGCCGAAAGCCTGGGAGGCGTTGAAACGCTGATTACCTTCCCTGCCGTACAAACCCATGCAGACATTCCCGCCGCCGACCGCGAACGCTTAGGCATCTCTGACCGCCTGCTTCGCCTGTCCGTCGGCATCGAAGACGCTAACGATCTCATCGCCGACTTAGGTCATGCCTTAGGGGAGCGAACAAGAGAATCGGAGTAA